The following are encoded in a window of Sutcliffiella horikoshii genomic DNA:
- a CDS encoding nucleoside hydrolase → MTKKILLFADFGIDDIMAIIYAYYEKNIEIVGIVAEYGNVDKRTAIRNARYLQRNTGRYDVPLIGGAERSMIGEPPIYYPEVHGPEGFGGYVLSQDFQPGDDVFENFHQIYDIIEKYDGDLTIVCVGRLTSLATSFILYPETVAKVREVYVMGGTFNFPGNVTPVAEANIFGDPYAANIVINFAKNLTIFPLNVTQRAILTADMVNDIDEINKEKNNQLGSIIKPMMDYYWQFYKSQIPTIPGAPLHDVVTLWGVFNESEIVYEIKPVKVVTSPGSAFGQTIGDFRDFVQLAEYPVHRIAMGFNYPSFINRVIDVLTLELNNFNNQ, encoded by the coding sequence ATGACGAAAAAAATCTTATTATTTGCTGACTTTGGGATAGATGATATAATGGCAATCATTTATGCTTATTATGAGAAAAATATAGAGATTGTTGGAATAGTTGCGGAATACGGAAACGTTGATAAAAGAACAGCTATCCGCAATGCAAGATATCTGCAAAGAAATACTGGAAGATATGATGTCCCGCTTATTGGAGGGGCGGAGAGGTCCATGATCGGTGAACCCCCTATCTATTACCCTGAAGTCCATGGTCCTGAGGGTTTTGGAGGATATGTGCTGTCTCAAGATTTTCAGCCGGGAGATGATGTCTTTGAAAACTTTCATCAGATTTATGACATTATAGAAAAATATGATGGCGACTTAACCATTGTCTGTGTTGGAAGGTTAACCTCGTTAGCTACTTCTTTTATTCTTTATCCGGAAACGGTAGCAAAGGTAAGGGAAGTATATGTGATGGGAGGTACATTTAATTTTCCAGGTAACGTTACTCCAGTTGCAGAGGCTAATATATTTGGAGATCCATACGCTGCCAATATTGTTATAAATTTCGCAAAGAATTTAACCATCTTCCCATTAAATGTAACACAGAGAGCGATTTTGACTGCGGATATGGTAAATGATATTGATGAAATAAACAAGGAGAAAAACAATCAATTAGGATCCATTATCAAACCTATGATGGATTACTATTGGCAATTCTACAAATCACAGATTCCAACCATTCCAGGTGCTCCATTACATGATGTAGTCACTTTATGGGGAGTGTTTAATGAAAGTGAAATAGTGTATGAAATTAAACCTGTAAAGGTTGTAACATCTCCTGGTTCAGCATTTGGGCAAACAATTGGAGATTTTCGTGATTTTGTTCAACTGGCTGAATATCCGGTTCATCGAATAGCAATGGGATTCAACTACCCCTCATTTATAAATCGAGTAATAGATGTATTAACCTTAGAATTAAATAATTTTAATAATCAATAA